The following coding sequences lie in one uncultured Mailhella sp. genomic window:
- a CDS encoding DotD/TraH family lipoprotein (Members of this family include DotD of type IVB secretion systems and TraH of plasmid conjugative plasmid systems, both lipoproteins.), with the protein MFRNLMLCLCCLFLAACAGREQSSAPPPADFVSTTLGHAAEQAHGELAMIARLRGQGLQPLLLPSDPSLNLPISITWTGPVEGALKEICLQLGFRYREAGPPSAQVMTVVVHGLNRPAHELLEDIAWQIQPQAAVRFDPINRVLTLARTTGKELHS; encoded by the coding sequence ATGTTCCGCAACCTTATGCTGTGCTTATGCTGTCTTTTTCTTGCCGCCTGCGCGGGAAGGGAGCAGTCTTCCGCTCCTCCGCCCGCCGATTTCGTATCAACCACCCTGGGACACGCGGCAGAACAGGCTCATGGGGAACTCGCCATGATCGCCAGACTGCGCGGACAGGGCTTGCAGCCCCTGCTGCTGCCTTCCGACCCTTCGCTGAATCTGCCTATCTCCATTACCTGGACGGGACCCGTGGAAGGAGCGCTCAAGGAAATCTGCCTGCAACTCGGCTTTCGCTACAGGGAAGCGGGACCCCCCTCCGCACAGGTCATGACCGTGGTGGTGCATGGGCTGAACCGTCCCGCGCATGAACTTCTGGAAGACATCGCATGGCAGATACAGCCTCAGGCCGCCGTGCGCTTCGACCCCATCAACCGCGTTCTCACGCTGGCAAGAACCACCGGTAAGGAGCTTCATTCATGA
- a CDS encoding type IV secretory system conjugative DNA transfer family protein — MTMFARLIPALRLRLFGSRKATSLLLAFIAAVSLTGCAGMRPQNAPTTPVPVPPGTVNAPKAADKTNDDHAFTPYDASYAEDGNGQYLAVHVPADPASGPRKGDPDELAELLEMKGGSEKEHTAVKLMRPRAIKEAARLVTFQTAIAWRYRQLAARTEEFSTIMDAAFNFTPLVLTQGEALIMPPILARAGASMRIEEPGTATAAKATYEMLEPAQYIAVVPHWRTFLMMDDFPEPEKPNPAVLPQSSEERAIWRRAVRDAWTQGLKEADQLYADNVARMVRSYRGAMLYHLLTAQHLLSRIRTASSDLGMHTTDNGNKLNIGQRVYRITAPSAFTVAPSPSVKKGRK; from the coding sequence ATGACGATGTTCGCCCGTCTCATCCCTGCGCTTCGGCTCCGTCTTTTCGGTTCCCGGAAGGCGACTTCTCTTCTGCTGGCCTTCATCGCAGCCGTCTCTCTGACCGGGTGCGCGGGAATGCGCCCGCAGAATGCCCCCACGACTCCCGTGCCCGTTCCCCCCGGCACGGTCAATGCGCCGAAAGCGGCGGACAAAACAAACGACGACCATGCCTTCACCCCCTACGACGCCTCCTATGCTGAAGACGGCAACGGGCAATACCTGGCCGTGCATGTTCCCGCCGACCCCGCTTCGGGACCGCGCAAAGGCGATCCCGACGAGCTGGCGGAACTTCTGGAAATGAAAGGCGGCAGTGAAAAAGAGCATACCGCCGTCAAGCTCATGCGCCCCAGAGCCATCAAGGAGGCGGCCCGGCTTGTTACGTTTCAGACGGCCATAGCCTGGCGCTACCGACAGCTTGCCGCCAGAACCGAAGAATTCAGTACCATCATGGATGCCGCCTTCAACTTCACGCCGCTTGTTCTGACGCAGGGGGAAGCCCTCATCATGCCGCCGATTCTGGCACGGGCCGGAGCCTCCATGCGGATTGAAGAGCCGGGAACCGCGACAGCAGCAAAAGCGACTTATGAAATGCTTGAACCGGCACAGTACATCGCGGTTGTTCCTCACTGGCGAACCTTTCTGATGATGGACGATTTCCCCGAACCGGAAAAGCCTAACCCCGCCGTTCTGCCCCAAAGCAGCGAAGAGCGGGCCATCTGGCGACGCGCCGTGCGCGATGCCTGGACGCAGGGGCTGAAAGAGGCGGATCAGCTTTACGCGGACAACGTGGCGCGGATGGTGCGGAGCTATCGCGGAGCCATGCTGTATCATCTGCTCACGGCCCAGCACCTTCTGAGCCGCATCAGAACCGCCTCTTCCGACCTGGGAATGCACACCACGGACAACGGAAACAAGCTGA